The genomic region AATACTACTTGACTAACATAAAAAATATGCTACGGCAGTAAATATCCAAATAAAAATTGTAAACTTTTTGTAACTCTGTCTAGGTTCATTGTAAATGATGAACTATTGTATAAATTTAAGAATTTTTCTAAACTACCGAAAAGGGGTGAAATTATTGTTTTTAAGGAGGGGATATGCCTACAAAACAACCTCGGCTTTGTATTGTGCTTGAAGAAGAAGTTTATCAGCGGATTAGAAAGCTTTCTCAGGTGAAAGGAAAATCTATGTCTGCGGTGGTAGCCGAGCTTATTAATAAGGCCCTTGACCTTGAGGAAGATTTACTGTTATTAGACTATTTGTCTCAAAGAGATGAAAAAGATATAATACAGGAAGATCAGGAAGGAGTTTTACCGATTGAACATGAGACAAAAAAACTATGAGTTAAGGTTTCATCCCGAGGTACTTAAAAGAGATCTGGAAGACTTAAGCCCGCCTTTTAAAAATGCACTAACTAAGTTTTTAAAGGAAAAGTTTATTAAAAGGCCATTTTTTTATGGCAAACCTATTCGTGGAGAAAGCCTAAATTATTGGAAAATTCGGCTGAGTAACTATCTGATCGGTTTTAAAATAATCGATAATCAAATTATAATTTTAGGTGTAGTATCTTTTCATCAGCTCTTTGAGCAAAAGCACGAGAGGTTTAGTTGATGTACACTTATTTTGAAAAGGCAGGGCGAGTTAACACCGAGGCGGCCTTAAAAATAGCCTTTAAGGCTTTTAAAGAACGGGGCCTAAAACATATAGTAATAGCTTCTACTTTCGGAGATACCGGCCTCAAGGCAGCTGAACTCTTTGCCGGTAAAGAGGCCAATCTGGTGGTAGTTACTCACAATGTGGGCTTCAGAGAGCCAGGCAAGATCGAGATTACTCAAGAGATGCGGGCCAAAATAGAATCTCTGGGAGCCAAGGTTTACACTGGCACCATGGTTTTACGCAATATTGGTACGGCTATTCGGGAACTCCAGCAATATTCCCAGCAAGACCTTATTGCCAACACCCTGCGACTTTTTGGCCAGGGCATAAAAGTCTGTGTTGAAATAGCCCTTATGGCCTGTGATGCAGGGCTTGTGCCTCCAGAAGACGTTATCACTGTGGCTGGTACTGCTCGCGGGGCTGATACCGTAGCCATTATAAAAGCTATGCCTTCTAATAAGCTTTTCAACCTTAAAGTGCGCGAGATCCTTGCCAAACCAAGAGACTGGTAGTTAGGCTGCTTTTTGAAATTGTTCCAAATATGTTTTTTCAGCCAGTTTTTGGTATTTTTTCACACGGGCTTCTATGTCTTCATAATTTTCTGTAACAATTTTTACTATACGCTTGTCAAGAAGGCCTTTTTTAACTTGATTAGTCAATATTTCTAAAACTTCCTTTTTGGTCATAGGGTTCCGATAAGGGCGTTCTTCTATAAGGGCGGTAAAGATATCGGCCACAGCCATAATTCGGGCTCCAAGGCTTAATCGGTCACCGGTAAGCCCAAAAGGATATCCAGAGCCGTCAAGTTTTTCATGATGAAAAGCGGCCCACTCGGCAATAGTCTCAAAACCTTCAACGGAAGAAAGAATCATATAAGTATAATAAGTATGTTGTTTAATAATGTTAAATTCTTCAGGAGTGAGACGGCCTGGTTTTTCAAGAATAAAATTTGGTATAGCCAACTTTCCAAGGTCGTGTAAGCTTGCGGCTACTTTCATATGAAGAATTTCCAGCTCAGTAAAACCACAAAGATGAGAAAGCATGGTGGCACAGGCCACCACGCCGCTTGAATGCGTAGAAGTAAATTGGCTCTTAAAGTCAATTATTTTACTGAAAAAACCGGCAAGCTGAGCTATTTCTTCAATGCCTATATGTACAGACTCAAGGGGCCCATATTTCAA from Thermodesulfatator indicus DSM 15286 harbors:
- a CDS encoding type II toxin-antitoxin system RelE family toxin gives rise to the protein MRQKNYELRFHPEVLKRDLEDLSPPFKNALTKFLKEKFIKRPFFYGKPIRGESLNYWKIRLSNYLIGFKIIDNQIIILGVVSFHQLFEQKHERFS
- a CDS encoding pyruvate kinase alpha/beta domain-containing protein; protein product: MMYTYFEKAGRVNTEAALKIAFKAFKERGLKHIVIASTFGDTGLKAAELFAGKEANLVVVTHNVGFREPGKIEITQEMRAKIESLGAKVYTGTMVLRNIGTAIRELQQYSQQDLIANTLRLFGQGIKVCVEIALMACDAGLVPPEDVITVAGTARGADTVAIIKAMPSNKLFNLKVREILAKPRDW
- a CDS encoding HD domain-containing phosphohydrolase, yielding MVRELLINLNNFFLSVSDAIDLANPHISAHQIKVAYISWRMGKLFRLSSEKTNQLYIAALFHDVGALTPQDKLRLHSSIEKNLDLHCIKGEELFKSLKFLAPIAPLIRFHHKPWHLWQEEGFSLNSPYVLESQILNLADTVERLVRRKEFILEQRVIINKKILSLSKKEFHPEVVNAFLELSKQECFWFDLTNHRLYSILLKYGPLESVHIGIEEIAQLAGFFSKIIDFKSQFTSTHSSGVVACATMLSHLCGFTELEILHMKVAASLHDLGKLAIPNFILEKPGRLTPEEFNIIKQHTYYTYMILSSVEGFETIAEWAAFHHEKLDGSGYPFGLTGDRLSLGARIMAVADIFTALIEERPYRNPMTKKEVLEILTNQVKKGLLDKRIVKIVTENYEDIEARVKKYQKLAEKTYLEQFQKAA